A single window of Psychrobacter raelei DNA harbors:
- a CDS encoding alpha/beta hydrolase, producing the protein MTHYLDCVVVEHNPANKDIDCAVIWLHGLGASGHDFEPVVPELGLRSDLAVRFVFPHAPNIPVTINGGMVMPAWYDILEMSLERKVDVAQIEKSAAAIHDLINREVERGVPHQNIVIAGFSQGGAVAYQVALTQPAPLAGLLALSTYLAIDDAASFIQNKQLPIKIDHGTQDPVVPIILGQRATDSLTAAGYDVDFSAYPMAHQVCLPQLQAIGQWLNNVL; encoded by the coding sequence ATGACCCACTATTTAGATTGTGTTGTTGTAGAGCATAACCCAGCCAATAAAGACATTGATTGTGCTGTGATTTGGCTACATGGCTTAGGGGCCAGTGGCCACGATTTTGAGCCTGTGGTGCCCGAGCTTGGCCTACGCAGCGATCTGGCGGTGCGCTTTGTATTCCCGCATGCGCCCAATATTCCAGTGACCATCAATGGCGGCATGGTGATGCCAGCTTGGTATGATATTTTAGAGATGAGCTTAGAGCGTAAAGTGGATGTGGCACAAATTGAGAAGTCTGCTGCAGCCATTCATGATTTAATTAATCGTGAGGTTGAGCGCGGTGTGCCTCATCAGAACATTGTGATTGCCGGCTTCTCTCAAGGCGGGGCGGTGGCCTATCAAGTGGCTTTGACCCAGCCTGCACCACTAGCAGGTCTATTGGCACTATCTACGTATTTGGCCATAGACGATGCAGCAAGCTTTATCCAAAACAAACAGCTGCCGATTAAGATTGATCATGGGACTCAAGATCCGGTAGTTCCTATTATTTTGGGTCAACGTGCCACAGACAGTCTAACGGCAGCTGGCTATGACGTAGATTTTTCGGCCTACCCCATGGCGCATCAGGTCTGCTTACCACAGCTTCAAGCCATTGGTCAGTGGCTAAACAACGTACTGTAA
- the grxD gene encoding Grx4 family monothiol glutaredoxin: protein MTDQAQDIETLIRNQIKENPVLLYMKGTPQFPQCGFSAKAIEVLTQIGRPFAFVNILENPEIRATLPKIANWPTFPQLWINGELMGGSDIILEMYQSGELKPLVEEHSPAN, encoded by the coding sequence ATGACAGACCAAGCCCAAGACATCGAAACGTTAATTCGTAACCAGATTAAAGAAAACCCAGTGCTACTTTATATGAAAGGTACGCCGCAGTTTCCGCAGTGTGGTTTTTCTGCTAAAGCCATTGAAGTATTAACTCAAATTGGTCGTCCATTTGCATTTGTTAATATTTTAGAAAACCCTGAAATTCGTGCCACTTTGCCAAAAATTGCCAACTGGCCGACTTTCCCACAGCTTTGGATCAATGGAGAGCTTATGGGTGGATCTGATATTATTCTAGAGATGTATCAATCAGGCGAGCTTAAGCCTTTAGTAGAAGAGCACAGCCCAGCTAACTAA
- the purB gene encoding adenylosuccinate lyase — protein MSASLSALTALSPIDGRYASRADSLRAHLSEFGLIKARVTVEIRWLQALADNDAITELAKFDQETNAFLDAIVDNFSEDDAQAIKDIEKTTNHDVKAVEYFIKDKFRGNAQLEDSLEFIHFACTSEDINNLSYALMLKDSRDIVVAKLQQVTDSIVALAKEHAKQPMLSRTHGQTASPTTLGKEMANVAYRLARQIKQINQVELLGKINGAVGNYNAHLSAYPEVDWSAHAQQFITERLGLTFNPYTTQIEPHDYIAELFDALRRFNTVLIDFNRDIWQYISLGYFKQKLKDGEVGSSTMPHKVNPIDFENSEGNLGVANAMLAHLGEKLPISRMQRDLSDSTVLRNIGVGLAQGMIAYDACLKGVGKLEVNPEKLDSDLDNAQEVLAEPIQTVMRRYRVENPYEKLKALTRGQAMTREKMLEFVDSNELDAVPDADKARLRELTPATYIGNADEQALAIDEWIAKLNK, from the coding sequence ATGTCTGCCTCTTTATCTGCCTTAACTGCCCTATCTCCGATTGACGGTCGCTATGCCAGCCGTGCTGACTCATTACGTGCTCATTTATCAGAGTTTGGTCTTATTAAAGCCCGCGTTACTGTTGAGATTCGTTGGTTACAAGCCTTAGCCGATAATGATGCCATCACTGAATTGGCCAAGTTCGATCAAGAGACCAATGCCTTTTTAGACGCCATCGTTGATAACTTTAGTGAAGACGACGCACAAGCGATTAAAGACATCGAAAAAACCACCAACCACGATGTAAAAGCGGTTGAGTACTTCATCAAAGACAAGTTTCGTGGCAACGCTCAGCTAGAGGACAGCCTAGAGTTTATCCACTTTGCTTGTACCTCAGAGGACATTAACAATCTATCTTATGCGTTAATGCTAAAAGACAGCCGTGACATCGTGGTTGCCAAATTGCAACAGGTCACAGACTCTATCGTGGCACTGGCAAAAGAACATGCCAAACAGCCTATGTTGTCTCGTACTCATGGTCAGACTGCCAGCCCAACGACTTTGGGTAAAGAGATGGCTAACGTGGCCTACCGCCTAGCCCGTCAAATCAAGCAAATCAATCAAGTTGAGCTACTAGGCAAAATCAATGGCGCCGTGGGTAACTACAACGCTCATTTATCTGCTTATCCTGAAGTTGATTGGAGTGCACATGCACAGCAATTTATCACTGAGCGCTTAGGTCTGACCTTTAACCCTTACACCACTCAGATTGAGCCACACGACTATATCGCTGAGCTATTTGATGCGCTGCGTCGTTTTAATACGGTGTTGATCGATTTTAACCGTGATATCTGGCAATACATCAGCTTAGGCTATTTCAAGCAAAAACTTAAAGACGGTGAAGTCGGCTCATCCACCATGCCACACAAAGTTAACCCCATTGACTTTGAAAACTCTGAAGGTAACTTGGGTGTGGCAAATGCCATGCTGGCGCATTTGGGCGAAAAACTGCCCATCTCTCGTATGCAGCGTGACTTATCTGACTCAACTGTTCTACGTAACATTGGGGTTGGTCTGGCTCAAGGCATGATTGCTTATGATGCGTGCCTAAAAGGCGTTGGCAAATTAGAAGTTAACCCTGAGAAGCTAGACAGCGACCTTGATAACGCTCAAGAAGTATTGGCAGAGCCTATCCAAACTGTGATGCGCCGCTACCGTGTTGAAAACCCATACGAGAAGCTAAAAGCGTTAACCCGTGGTCAGGCCATGACCCGTGAAAAAATGCTTGAGTTTGTTGATAGCAATGAATTAGATGCAGTGCCAGATGCAGACAAAGCCCGCTTACGTGAGCTGACCCCTGCCACCTATATTGGTAATGCTGATGAACAAGCCCTGGCCATCGATGAGTGGATTGCCAAGCTAAATAAATAA
- a CDS encoding NF038104 family lipoprotein gives MKKLTLLTILISSLMLQACVHKLVTVPVKVAYKTTKGVVKGTVAVTKAIIPGGDDDDKKE, from the coding sequence ATGAAAAAACTCACCCTTTTGACCATTCTTATTAGCAGTCTCATGCTCCAAGCCTGTGTCCATAAGTTGGTCACTGTGCCGGTTAAAGTCGCCTACAAAACCACCAAAGGCGTAGTTAAAGGAACCGTTGCTGTGACCAAAGCCATTATTCCAGGCGGTGATGACGACGATAAAAAAGAGTAA
- the ispF gene encoding 2-C-methyl-D-erythritol 2,4-cyclodiphosphate synthase translates to MIRIGQGIDVHAFYDKKLDAQSAKSEPNQFVTLAGVKIEHSHSLLAHSDGDVVLHALADALLGALALGDIGQHFPDTDDANSGLDSRVLLRHVYDLILQKGYSLVNADITVMCERPKLAKHNMAMRLNIAQDLQTHVDNISVKATTTEKLGFTGRQEGIMASAVVLLTKQV, encoded by the coding sequence ATGATAAGAATTGGACAAGGTATTGATGTACACGCGTTTTATGACAAAAAGCTGGACGCACAAAGCGCCAAAAGTGAGCCCAATCAATTTGTTACCCTAGCGGGTGTGAAGATTGAGCACAGCCACAGTCTGCTGGCTCACTCTGATGGCGATGTGGTATTGCATGCACTTGCCGATGCGCTTTTGGGCGCTTTAGCACTGGGAGATATCGGTCAGCATTTCCCAGATACTGATGATGCCAATTCAGGACTAGACTCACGCGTGCTGCTGCGCCATGTTTATGATTTGATTCTCCAAAAAGGCTACAGCTTAGTCAATGCCGATATTACGGTCATGTGTGAGCGTCCTAAGCTTGCCAAACACAATATGGCGATGCGCCTTAATATCGCTCAAGACTTACAGACTCACGTTGATAATATTAGTGTTAAAGCCACCACTACTGAGAAGTTAGGTTTTACGGGTCGTCAAGAGGGTATTATGGCCAGTGCTGTGGTGTTATTAACAAAGCAGGTGTAA
- a CDS encoding cupin domain-containing protein yields the protein MNTIKFCLPDNISPEVFLRDYWQKKPLLIKQGLPQLAGMFEPDDILGLSLDEAATARLLTQNPTSQGDQWHLQQSPLSEEMFDDLPEQWTVLVQNLEQWSPELGQLWHAFNFIPQWQRDDIMVSYAPAGGSVGKHYDEYDVFLAQGYGHRRWQLGKVCDAGTEFIADQPIRIFDDMGELIFDEILEPGDVLYVPPKLSHYGVAQDDCLTFSFGFRRPNLMQVLDSLVDIATAEPSLFTPLLLEQPLQPSGQLEASSIAQIKSQLLAKLQSEQGDQLIAQAVSEVVSKRQYELLVPEEALDVSELEQALKEGAVIKTDYSSRLIYSQQADQITVFANGQRLEDISGCEAELLQRLADAQSLTYQDLLAADLPLETIMGWLENSWVWLDFDAQ from the coding sequence ATGAATACCATTAAGTTTTGTCTGCCAGATAACATCAGCCCTGAGGTCTTCTTGCGTGACTATTGGCAAAAAAAACCTTTACTCATTAAACAAGGCTTACCACAACTGGCCGGCATGTTTGAGCCAGATGATATTTTAGGTCTTAGCCTAGATGAGGCAGCCACAGCTCGGCTGCTGACCCAAAACCCGACGTCACAAGGCGATCAGTGGCATCTTCAGCAAAGCCCTTTATCTGAGGAAATGTTTGACGATTTACCTGAGCAATGGACAGTGTTGGTACAAAACTTAGAACAATGGTCACCTGAGCTGGGTCAATTATGGCATGCTTTTAACTTTATTCCGCAGTGGCAGCGTGATGACATTATGGTGTCCTACGCCCCTGCTGGCGGCTCTGTGGGCAAGCACTATGATGAATATGATGTGTTTTTGGCGCAAGGCTATGGTCACAGACGCTGGCAACTGGGCAAGGTGTGTGATGCCGGTACTGAGTTTATTGCCGATCAACCCATTCGTATTTTCGATGACATGGGTGAGCTTATCTTTGATGAGATATTAGAGCCAGGTGACGTGTTATATGTGCCACCCAAGCTCTCTCATTACGGGGTGGCTCAGGATGATTGCCTGACTTTTTCATTTGGCTTTCGACGTCCAAACTTAATGCAAGTACTAGATAGCTTGGTGGACATTGCGACCGCTGAGCCCTCGTTATTTACCCCACTGCTACTAGAGCAGCCCTTGCAGCCTTCAGGTCAACTTGAAGCCTCAAGTATTGCCCAAATTAAGTCTCAGCTGTTGGCCAAGCTACAGTCTGAACAAGGTGATCAGCTGATTGCACAAGCCGTCAGTGAAGTGGTCAGCAAGCGCCAATACGAGCTACTGGTGCCCGAAGAAGCGCTCGATGTCTCAGAGCTGGAGCAGGCACTTAAAGAGGGCGCCGTCATTAAGACAGACTACAGCAGCCGCCTCATTTATAGCCAACAGGCAGACCAAATCACTGTCTTTGCCAACGGTCAGCGTTTAGAGGACATAAGCGGCTGTGAAGCCGAGCTATTACAACGCTTAGCGGATGCACAAAGCCTAACTTATCAGGATTTATTGGCCGCTGATTTGCCGCTTGAGACAATAATGGGCTGGCTTGAAAACAGCTGGGTGTGGCTGGACTTCGATGCCCAGTAA
- a CDS encoding response regulator, which yields MTALSNFAASQSPAPHILIVEDDPAIATSLRVTFKREGWQVTWLDNASSVIPTLKHFNDQQQPLSGIVLDVGLPDGDGLSLCQDIRHSEGIGILKQLPIVFLTARSDEVDRILGLEMGGDDYCPKPFSPRELVARLKAIWRREQLSATSIETHISSAEDTTPQLFELDSGIWRYEPLTYTLYWNDHKLELSNTERKLLLALLANPERVFSREQLLNAISDYPDHRLARTIDSHVKSIRKQLAQISEREDLEIIHTHRGLGYGLCSS from the coding sequence ATGACGGCATTATCTAATTTCGCTGCAAGCCAATCTCCTGCCCCTCATATTCTGATCGTCGAAGATGATCCTGCCATCGCCACGTCGCTTCGAGTGACGTTTAAGCGCGAAGGCTGGCAAGTGACTTGGCTGGACAATGCCAGTAGTGTCATCCCTACCCTAAAGCATTTCAACGATCAGCAGCAGCCACTTTCTGGCATTGTGCTGGATGTGGGTCTGCCTGATGGTGATGGCTTAAGTTTATGTCAAGACATTCGTCACAGCGAGGGCATTGGGATACTAAAGCAGTTGCCTATTGTATTTTTGACCGCCCGCAGCGACGAGGTGGATAGAATTTTGGGCTTAGAGATGGGCGGTGATGATTATTGCCCTAAGCCCTTTAGCCCCAGAGAGTTGGTGGCACGTCTCAAAGCCATTTGGCGCCGCGAGCAGTTGTCCGCTACCAGCATCGAGACGCACATCAGCAGCGCTGAGGACACCACGCCACAACTGTTTGAGTTAGATTCAGGTATTTGGCGTTACGAGCCGCTTACCTATACCTTGTACTGGAATGACCACAAGCTTGAGCTGAGCAATACTGAGCGCAAATTATTGTTGGCATTGTTGGCCAATCCGGAGCGTGTCTTTAGCCGTGAACAGCTCTTAAACGCGATTAGTGATTATCCCGATCACAGATTAGCGCGCACCATTGATAGCCACGTTAAATCTATACGTAAGCAATTGGCACAAATTAGTGAGCGTGAGGATTTGGAGATTATCCATACCCACCGGGGTCTTGGCTATGGGCTTTGTAGTTCATGA
- the creC gene encoding two-component system sensor histidine kinase CreC, whose translation MSDEDNELSEATKQALNKAGSANWYAKLHPTGKETPPVIQDKKPKKILNLSLFFRIWIAVGVIVIISGIVVFNQLFNYVRPITQQVIEDTLVDTSKLLAASLQSAVESGEIYDRHYQSMLDNAFLAPTLPTKEQATQPPSSADNTTIDPARPASAPFGTWYHEKTHSSFRVYITNNEGIVIYDSLPKDGNDIMPEANAEGQDYSSWNDVNLTLQGKYGARTTRTNPEDSSSSVMYVAQPIYSSSDPQQIIGVVSIGKPTSTVLPYLNATRQRMLTASLIISIVTLLMAGLIAWWLRQSTLLVTRYTQSLAQDTKKPYFYLGHELNELSDTIESMKHRLENRAYVTDYVHTLTHELKSPLTAIRASGELLEETDLDGEDRLMLSQTITEQSIKLQSLIDRLLLLAKIEQPTFRLAMQRINLDGLIKTLVSGYEMQRQYQSLQINYQCQLPQADNNSILADEFWLTQALQNVLDNALYFAHNQVTITLTSQTIQKTDYIKLSVINDGNLIPDYALSKVFDRYFSLSHQYSKPQAAPISSQGAAGVSSLGNASPTQGKKGTGLGLTLVKQVIERHGGNVSVHNLEAILEDTDINRDSPTTPIQFTGVELILYLPLTRVSGNERSGSETTTT comes from the coding sequence ATGAGTGATGAGGATAATGAGCTGAGCGAAGCGACAAAACAAGCGCTTAATAAAGCCGGCTCTGCGAACTGGTACGCCAAACTTCACCCCACTGGCAAAGAGACTCCGCCTGTGATTCAAGACAAAAAACCAAAAAAAATCCTCAACTTAAGCTTATTTTTTAGAATATGGATAGCGGTTGGGGTTATCGTGATTATCTCAGGCATAGTGGTGTTCAATCAGTTGTTTAACTACGTGCGCCCCATCACCCAACAAGTTATCGAGGATACCTTAGTGGACACCTCAAAGCTGCTGGCAGCAAGCTTGCAGTCAGCGGTGGAGTCCGGTGAGATTTATGATAGACACTATCAGTCGATGCTCGATAATGCGTTTTTGGCACCCACTTTGCCCACCAAGGAGCAAGCGACCCAACCCCCATCTAGTGCAGACAATACAACCATCGATCCAGCGCGCCCAGCTTCTGCACCTTTTGGTACTTGGTATCACGAAAAGACACACAGCAGCTTTCGGGTGTACATCACCAATAACGAAGGCATTGTTATCTACGACTCCTTACCCAAGGATGGCAATGACATAATGCCTGAGGCCAACGCTGAGGGCCAAGATTACTCAAGCTGGAACGATGTCAATTTGACCTTGCAAGGCAAATACGGTGCCCGAACCACACGCACTAATCCTGAAGACTCAAGCTCGTCAGTCATGTATGTCGCCCAGCCCATATACAGCTCCAGCGACCCACAGCAAATCATTGGTGTTGTCAGTATCGGCAAACCCACCTCCACCGTCTTGCCCTATCTTAATGCCACTCGCCAGCGCATGCTAACCGCCTCGCTTATCATCAGTATCGTCACCTTATTGATGGCGGGTCTAATTGCTTGGTGGCTAAGACAAAGCACTTTACTGGTAACCCGTTATACGCAGTCATTGGCGCAAGACACCAAAAAGCCTTATTTTTATCTAGGGCATGAGCTCAATGAATTAAGTGATACCATCGAGAGCATGAAGCATCGTCTCGAAAACCGTGCTTATGTCACTGACTATGTGCATACCCTTACCCACGAGCTAAAAAGTCCGCTGACCGCCATTCGTGCCAGCGGTGAGCTGCTTGAAGAGACGGATTTGGACGGTGAAGACAGACTGATGTTGAGCCAAACCATTACCGAGCAAAGCATCAAGCTACAGTCATTAATTGATCGTTTGCTGCTGTTGGCCAAAATTGAGCAGCCGACCTTTCGTTTGGCCATGCAGCGTATTAATCTAGATGGGTTAATTAAGACTTTGGTGTCCGGTTATGAGATGCAGCGTCAATACCAAAGCCTGCAAATCAATTATCAATGCCAACTGCCACAAGCGGATAACAACAGCATCTTAGCGGATGAATTTTGGCTCACGCAAGCGTTGCAAAATGTGCTCGATAACGCTCTATATTTTGCTCACAATCAGGTCACTATCACCCTCACCTCTCAGACCATCCAAAAAACTGATTATATTAAGCTGTCGGTCATCAATGATGGCAATCTTATTCCTGACTATGCGCTAAGTAAGGTGTTTGATCGCTATTTTAGCCTCTCGCATCAGTATTCAAAGCCGCAAGCTGCTCCCATCTCGTCGCAAGGTGCAGCCGGTGTAAGTAGCCTCGGTAATGCCAGCCCCACTCAAGGCAAAAAAGGCACCGGACTTGGCTTAACCTTAGTCAAACAAGTCATCGAGCGTCACGGCGGTAATGTCAGCGTCCATAATCTAGAGGCTATCTTAGAGGATACGGATATTAACCGTGATAGCCCCACCACACCGATTCAGTTCACCGGCGTCGAGTTAATTTTATATTTACCCCTAACCCGTGTGTCTGGTAATGAGCGCAGTGGCAGCGAGACGACAACCACTTAG
- the mnmA gene encoding tRNA 2-thiouridine(34) synthase MnmA translates to MTTSTGFDNNAYNLPALRLSDVPNPAQTRVVVGMSGGVDSSVSAVLLQQAGFQVEGLFMKNWEEDDGTEYCTAMEDLADAQAVCDKIGITLHTANFAMEYWDRVFEHFLAEYQAGRTPNPDILCNKEIKFKAFLDYAVTLGADYIATGHYTRRSVNYTREDGLEVAHLMRGLDNNKDQSYFLHAVGGDKIAKTLFPVGELEKPEVRRIAEEHDLITAKKKDSTGICFIGERRFKDFLQQYLPAKPGNIVTDDGITIGKHDGLMYYTLGQRGGIGIGGVKDRPEEPWFVLQKDLSNNELIVGQGHDHPMLLSQRLTAYKLDWVERIPPAAIFSEQGLKCMAKTRYRQPDQSCTVFADSDNGSRVKVIFDEPQRAVTPGQSAVFYIGEVCLGGGVIESFE, encoded by the coding sequence ATGACGACATCTACTGGTTTTGATAATAACGCCTATAATTTGCCCGCCCTACGCCTAAGCGATGTGCCCAATCCTGCCCAGACTCGTGTGGTCGTAGGCATGTCTGGTGGTGTGGACTCTTCTGTTTCTGCGGTACTGCTACAGCAAGCTGGCTTTCAGGTAGAAGGCTTGTTTATGAAAAACTGGGAAGAGGATGACGGCACCGAATACTGTACAGCCATGGAAGATTTGGCCGATGCGCAAGCGGTGTGTGACAAAATAGGCATCACCTTACATACGGCTAACTTTGCGATGGAGTATTGGGACCGAGTATTCGAGCATTTCTTAGCCGAATACCAAGCCGGCCGTACCCCAAACCCAGATATTCTGTGTAATAAAGAAATCAAGTTCAAAGCCTTCTTGGACTACGCTGTGACCCTAGGCGCAGATTACATTGCCACCGGTCATTACACCCGCCGCAGTGTCAATTACACCCGTGAAGATGGGCTTGAAGTGGCGCATCTGATGCGTGGGCTTGATAACAACAAAGACCAAAGCTATTTCTTACATGCAGTGGGCGGCGACAAGATTGCTAAGACATTATTCCCAGTGGGCGAGTTAGAAAAACCTGAAGTGCGCCGTATTGCAGAAGAACATGACCTGATTACGGCTAAGAAAAAAGACTCAACCGGTATTTGCTTTATCGGTGAGCGCCGCTTTAAAGACTTCTTACAGCAATACTTGCCGGCCAAGCCGGGCAATATCGTGACCGATGATGGCATTACTATTGGCAAGCACGATGGCCTCATGTACTACACCTTAGGTCAGCGCGGCGGCATTGGTATTGGCGGGGTCAAAGACCGTCCTGAAGAGCCTTGGTTTGTGCTACAAAAAGACTTGAGTAACAACGAGCTGATTGTCGGTCAAGGTCATGACCACCCGATGCTGCTTAGCCAACGCCTAACCGCTTATAAGCTTGACTGGGTTGAGCGTATCCCGCCAGCTGCTATCTTTAGTGAGCAAGGTCTAAAATGCATGGCCAAAACTCGGTATCGTCAGCCCGATCAAAGCTGCACGGTATTTGCTGACTCTGATAATGGCAGCCGCGTAAAAGTAATATTTGATGAGCCACAGCGTGCGGTCACGCCAGGTCAGTCTGCGGTATTTTATATCGGCGAGGTGTGCTTAGGCGGCGGTGTGATTGAGTCGTTTGAGTAA